In the genome of Variovorax sp. PAMC26660, the window CGAGTTCATGGTGTGGCGCTTGACCGGCGCGCGGAACCAGTAGTTCTTGCCCTCGACGATCATGCCCAGCGCGCCCCATTGGCTGGAGAAGGCGTTGGTCTTGATGTTGACGTTCTTGCTCACGTCGCGGCCGCTGTCGATGTTGTCGTTCATCGTCACCAGCACGCCCTTGCCCATCGCGTCCTTGCTGCCCGCCACGTTCACGGCGTCATATAGGTTGAGCGCGCCGTCGGCCGACAGCGCGGTGCCCGGACGCATCGAGCCGACCACCACGATCGGCTTGTTGGTGTGCACAGTCAGCGTCAGGAAGTAGGCGGTTTCTTCCAGCGTGTCGGTGCCGTGGGTGATGACGATGCCGTCCACATCGGCCTGCTTGGACAGCGCCGAGACGCGCTTGGCCAGCGTCAGCAGGTTGTCGTTGGTGAGGCTTTCGGATGCGACCTGGAACACCTGCTCGCCGCGCACGTTGGCGACCTTGGAAAGCTCCGGCAGGCCGGCGATCAGCTTCTCGACACCGACCTTGGCGGCCGCGTAGGTGGCGCTGTTGACGGCCGAAGCGCCGGCGCCGGCGATGGTGCCGCCGGTGGCAAGAATCACCACATTGGGCAGGGCCTGCTGGGCCTGCGCCAGGGCGCTGGCCGCGAGCAATGCGGTACCGGCCGCGAAGGCACGGAAACGGGGAGAGAGGTACATGAAAGGCTCCTTGGTTTGAGGAAATTTTTCGAGGCGGCGAGGAAGATACATGAACCGTGCCCGCATGCACGGCATCGCCATGCGGGCACGACATGCGGTCATGCGCCAGGGATTACCATCGACCGGGCGCCCCCGCCGCCCACCGCCATGAACGCCGATCCCGCCGCCCTCACCCCCTCGACAGCCCAGGAAATGCCCGCCCCCGACGGTCCGCTGTCGCGTGCACGCCCGGGCCGCGAACGCATCATGACCGCGATCCGCACCGCGGCGGTGACCGAGTTCAGCCTGCATGGCCTGAAGGGCACGTCGACGCAGGCCATCGCGGCGCGCGCCGGGCTCACCAAGCCCCAGCTGCACTA includes:
- a CDS encoding asparaginase; this encodes MYLSPRFRAFAAGTALLAASALAQAQQALPNVVILATGGTIAGAGASAVNSATYAAAKVGVEKLIAGLPELSKVANVRGEQVFQVASESLTNDNLLTLAKRVSALSKQADVDGIVITHGTDTLEETAYFLTLTVHTNKPIVVVGSMRPGTALSADGALNLYDAVNVAGSKDAMGKGVLVTMNDNIDSGRDVSKNVNIKTNAFSSQWGALGMIVEGKNYWFRAPVKRHTMNSEFDIDSINALPPVEIAMGYEGVSSIAIDAIAKSGAKALIHGGTGNGSVADRIVPNLQKARADGVIVIRSSRVPDGFVIRNAEQPDDKYDWVVAHDLRPQKARILAMVALTKTNNTKELQRIFWEY